In Coturnix japonica isolate 7356 chromosome 9, Coturnix japonica 2.1, whole genome shotgun sequence, a single window of DNA contains:
- the C9H3orf70 gene encoding UPF0524 protein C3orf70 homolog, giving the protein MSGAAAAAKSEKLDEAQALARSCAGRPDFQPCDGLSLCATHSHGRCFRLHWCCHLGWCHCKYVYQPMTPVEQLPSTEIPVRPRESTNTIQISVSLTEHFLKFAPVFQPPLPPDSPQFCTIADLFIDNYRVKCINGKMCYVQRQPPPVPHKTKPEEASVRNALITKESNTPKTDHCSSPSSSEDSGINAVGVHYVESCDEDTEGVAELSSEEDYSPDSSWEPDECPLLSPSQCEMEVIETIETTV; this is encoded by the exons ATgagcggggcggcggcggcggccaaGAGCGAGAAGCTGGACGAGGCTCAGGCGCTGGCCCGCAGCTGCGCTGGCAGACCCGACTTCCAGCCGTGCGACGGGCTCTCGCTCTGCGCCACGCACAGCCACGGCCGCTGCTTCCGCCTGCACTGGTGCTGCCACCTGGGATGGTGCCACT GTAAATATGTCTACCAGCCCATGACTCCCGTGGAGCAGCTTCCCAGCACCGAAATACCTGTTCGCCCTCGGGAATCTACGAACACAATCCAGATCTCCGTCTCACTCACCGAACACTTTCTCAAGTTCGCTCCCGTCTTCCagcccccgctgccccccgACTCCCCGCAGTTCTGCACAATCGCAGACCTCTTCATTGACAATTACCGCGTGAAATGCATCAATGGGAAGATGTGCTATGTGCAGAGGCAGCCTCCCCCCGTGCCCCACAAGACAAAGCCCGAGGAAGCCTCTGTTCGCAATGCCTTAATCACAAAAGAGAGCAATACACCAAAAACAGATCACTGCTCGTCCCCTTCCAGCTCTGAGGACTCTGGGATCAATGCGGTGGGGGTTCACTACGTGGAGTCATGCGATGAGGACACGGAGGGGGTGGCCGAGCTAAGTTCAGAAGAAGACTACAGCCCAGATAGCAGCTGGGAACCAGATGAGTGCCCGCTCTTGTCACCCTCTCAGTGTGAAATGGAAGTGATTGAGACTATAGAAACCACTGTGTGA